One stretch of Periplaneta americana isolate PAMFEO1 chromosome 1, P.americana_PAMFEO1_priV1, whole genome shotgun sequence DNA includes these proteins:
- the LOC138701144 gene encoding beta-1,3-glucan-binding protein-like, which produces MAGPLAFVATGLLVLLLGQPGSPETLVWQDEFDTLNLNEWSHLVTAWGGGNSEFQYYRNDRRNSYVRDGILYLRPTWTSAEYGDDFLYSGSLSYPDCNMEPCSSTAGQDIVQPLQSARISSSFSFKYGRVEVRAKLPRGDWIWPAIWMLPKNWVYGDWPRSGEIDIMESKGNDNYYDSNGVSQGDDRMGSTLHWGPDANHNNYWRTHWEKSIQDTGTDFADDFHLYGMQWTDNHITFTVDNAEIGTVWAPQDGFWYFGNFENDPGGTNIWQNGNWMAPFDQEFNFILNVAVGGTFFPDNLGNRPWSWDGHPMRDFWERRSEWLPTWHEEDAAMKIDYIRVYQ; this is translated from the exons ATGGCTGGACCACTGGCGTTTGTGGCCACGGGCCTGTTAGTGCTTCTCCTGGGGCAACCAGGTTCTCCAGAAACTCTGGTCTGGCAGGATGAGTTTGATACTTTGAACCTGAACGAGTGGAGCCATCTTGTCACGGCGTGGGGTGGCGGCAACAGCGAATTCCAGTACTACCGAAACGACAGAAGAAACAG TTACGTTCGCGATGGAATTTTGTACTTAAGACCGACGTGGACTTCAGCTGAATATGGAGATGACTTCTTGTACAGTGGGAGTCTTTCATATCCCGACTGCAACATGGAACCCTGTTCGTC caCTGCTGGTCAGGACATTGTTCAACCCCTGCAATCTGCCAGAATTTCAAGCTCCTTCTCGTTTAAATATGGACGAGTAGAAGTGAGAGCTAAGTTGCCCAGAGGAGACTGGATTTGGCCtg CTATCTGGATGTTGCCAAAGAACTGGGTGTATGGTGATTGGCCACGATCTGGCGAGATCGACATCATGGAGAGCAAGGGCAATGACAATTATTACGACTCTAACGGAGTGAGCCAGGGCGATGACAGAATGGGCTCGACACTACACTGGGGTCCAGATGCAAATCACAACAATTACTGGAGAACCCACTGGGAAAA GAGCATACAAGATACCGGAACAGATTTTGCCGATGACTTCCACTTGTATGGAATGCAATGGACTGATAATCATATTACGTTCACTGTTGACAATGCAGAGATCGGAACAGTTTGGGCTCCACAAGATGGTTTCTGGTACTTCGGAAATTTCGAAAATGATCCGGGCGGTACCAACATATGGCAGAACGGAAACTGGATGGCACCATTCGACCAAGAG TTCAACTTCATCTTGAATGTGGCCGTTGGAGGTACGTTCTTCCCTGATAATTTGGGCAACCGACCATGGAGTTGGGATGGACATCCGATGAGAGATTTCTGGGAACGACGTAGTGAGTGGCTGCCTACATGGCACGAAGAGGATGCCGCCATGAAGATCGACTACATTCGAGTATATCAATGA